In one window of Thermotoga sp. Mc24 DNA:
- a CDS encoding YjjG family noncanonical pyrimidine nucleotidase: MKKGVLFDLDGTILDFEKSEDQALKRTFLKYGIPLTEEQVFLYREINRKWWRLLAEGKVSKDVVVIARFEEFLKTLDLPLDLGEVAKDYLEFLSEEAYFLLGAEEFLEKLKKKDLRMAVVTNGVKFVQEKRSRKLRLDRFFDFVLTSEEAGVEKPDPRIFWMALERMKLKKEEVLYVGDDLNSDLEGARSTGIDFVLFSPEGDSSGDFPVARNFEELGKIVEEFL; encoded by the coding sequence TTGAAAAAAGGAGTTCTATTCGATTTAGACGGGACGATTTTGGATTTTGAAAAGAGCGAAGATCAGGCTCTGAAAAGAACGTTCTTGAAGTACGGAATTCCTCTCACCGAGGAACAGGTGTTTTTGTACAGAGAAATAAACAGAAAGTGGTGGAGGTTACTCGCAGAAGGCAAGGTATCGAAAGACGTCGTTGTTATAGCCAGGTTCGAAGAATTTCTGAAAACGCTGGACCTTCCGCTGGATCTGGGAGAGGTTGCAAAAGATTACCTGGAGTTTCTCTCTGAAGAGGCCTATTTCCTTCTAGGTGCAGAAGAATTCCTCGAAAAGCTGAAGAAGAAAGATCTCCGAATGGCTGTTGTGACGAACGGAGTCAAATTCGTTCAGGAGAAAAGAAGCAGGAAACTGAGACTCGATAGATTCTTCGATTTCGTTCTCACTTCCGAAGAAGCGGGAGTTGAAAAACCAGATCCTCGCATTTTCTGGATGGCACTCGAGAGAATGAAATTGAAAAAAGAAGAAGTCCTCTACGTGGGGGACGACCTCAACAGTGATCTCGAGGGTGCCAGGAGCACCGGAATAGATTTCGTACTCTTCTCACCTGAAGGTGATTCCTCTGGAGATTTCCCGGTTGCAAGAAATTTCGAAGAACTGGGGAAGATCGTAGAAGAGTTTCTATGA